GATCGACTTTAGAGGAAAAACTCCACTTGGAGCGGCCTGAACGTCGACGGCCTCGAACATACTCAATGGCACCTTGTTTAAAGCCGCACCAAACTAATAAGCCAAAAAGAGACGTATTAAGCTCAGTGCATCGATTAACAGCATCCACCACTTTTCGATCTAACAGATAGAAGTCAGCCTTCGATAAATCAATATCAACATTGCTTGTCCTTGTCAGGAAGAAGAGCACCTTATAGAAAACATAAGCACAAAAACGCTGAGCAAGCCCTTCATCTCGATTCTTACGTAATGCCCAAACCAAATTGTAACCCTCACGACACTTCGCCAGTAATAGCTCGATCGACTCAGGCCCATCCTGGCCATCGGCAGACATACAGATCACAGCATCACCCTGCGCGTACCTTAAACCCACACGCTCTGCCGTATGTGAACCCATTCGTTTACTGAGGTAAATGCACTTAACGGCTGTATCGGCGAACGCCTCTACGATAGCGAAAGTGTTATCGGTAGAGTGGTCATCAACGACAATAATCTCGTAGCTAGCGATATTGAGAGTACCCAACACTGTTCGGAGCTCCGCGATCGTCTCTGCAATATTTTCTGCTTCGTTATAGGCGGAAATAACCAGTGTAATCATCCTCTCCCCTTCTAACTAAAGTGCCTAACCGACAACAACCAATAAGACTTGCCACACACTAAAATGGCGCGCCACGCTGACTCTTTGAAGACCAGAAAATCGTTGACTTACAAAACGCCGTTTCCGGCAACAATTTAAGGAACAGTGACACCATCTCCGCCGAATAGCGCTGAATTTCGTCGACAAATAAACCGCGACTATTCAAGTATGAGACCATCACAGATATCGCAGGCACTGGACTCTCAGCCATCACATATAATTCATTCGCCTTGAGAGCCTGGCGGATCTCTCGTCGAGTTAATAGTCTCGCCTGTAAGTCTCCCTCTTCTCCCGGCTCCGGCATCAACTTTGTTTTATCTGCTGCCAGCAGAGCCTCTGGGCCCTTATTTAGCAGCTCATAGATCAGCCCGTATTCGTAGTCCCGATCACAATTAGCCAGCAAGCCTTGATCAGTCAAAATCCTGCTGAGCTCATTGATACCCCGTTGATAATCCTCTAACAAATAATAAAGTGACTCAAAGGCCCAGACAAAATCACAGCTATTTTCTCTTAAAGGTATATCAACCACATTACACTGCAGTAAAAGTACCCTGCGCTCATAACCCTCAGACTGCGCTAAGTAACGACGTTGTAGCCGACGCAATGAGTCCAAGCTGCAATCAACAGCGACGATATTCGCCGCTGTATTTTCCAACAACCACGTCGTCACCCGACCATCGCCACAGCCGACATCGAGCACAGTCTTCGCACTGAAACCTTTAAACAGTCTCTCTAAGTAATGATAAACAACAGCGCAGTCAAAATAACTTTGGCTACCCGGCACCCTCACCCGTGAGTGGAAATCGGTTCCTGGAGCCAACAACATCTTGTCGACGTTACTATTGCCGATAACCTCACCACGGCTGTAGATGCCATCAATAAGGCGATAGCCTTTTTGGTCGACTAAAACATCTTCCTTCCACACATCCTAACTCCTGTGAGCTAAAGGCTGAGTTTCCAGCTATCGCGGCGCATCCCGCGGGCTGAAAACCGTTGTTTATAGTGTATAAGGCCTTCATGTAAGGTCATGTCTGGCCAGGTGCTTGGCCCCAAGTCCAACGCACGACAGCCTCTGGCCTTACAGAGTTCTGTCAGGTGAGCAATCAACAACGTTGCCGGACAAAATGACGAAAACGCTTCCCTATGACAAATATAGAAAGTAAGCGCCGCGTTGTCATTACAGTGAAACAGTACAATAGCTCCGATGCACTCCTGCTCTAGGCGGGCAAAATAGATCTCAATCGTCGCGGGAAAATGTCGCACTAAATGCCTCAGCTCTTCTTCAGAGTGTGTCGCAACAGCATGGTTCTTGGCTTTATTATCGCGCAGCATCTGATAGAACACGTCCAGCTCATCCAGCTCCCCCCTCTGCACGCTTACCCCTCGGCGAATATTTTGGCGAATATCTCGACGAATATTTTTACTAAATGTTTCTTCAACAGCATCAAGCCTAAGATCGATGACATAGTTAAGCACCGTACTCTGGCACTGAAAACCGTGATATAACAGACCATAGTCAAGATGGTCATCGTATGAACACCAGTAATCTCGTGGCACCCCCGTCAACTCGATATCTTTCAAACCTAGCTCCGTGCAATACTCAACAAGTGCCTCGATGATGGCAATGCAATCCTCTAAACCAAGCCCCTTATCAAGAACCAGACCACCATACGATGCACCGCAAGGCGACTGATAACTCTGCCCGCCCACAATTGCCCCAGGTAAAACAGCGACCAGACTATCTGCACGGTGAAACATCAAATGATGGTTATCAAAACGTGTCGGCGGATGATAGCGAAGGAACTTCATCGTATGGAACAACGTGCCATTATTGGCGCAAGTGACGAAGGCATCCCAAAGCGTCTCGTCCCCCTCCTTGAACACCGAGACTTCCACCATACTAATTCCCCAACGCGGCAGCAGCAGACCATAAGCTACCAGCCTGTAAACGAATGATGGGGTCAAAACCTATATCAGAAGGCAGTATCCCCATGTGTCCTGAGCGTACCTTTTGCGGATAGTAATCAATCCCTAAACGATCGAGATCAGCGGTATTCAGATCACCGGCAAAACGTAACACCAAAGGCTGGTTAAATACTCTAGCCAGAACCTCTACTGGGATATCACCTGCACGGGCAATATGTTCTTTGGTAAAGGGTGCAGCGGTAAATATTATGGCCTCTGCATTTGCATAATACTCTGGGATGGTAATATCAGGGTAATTACTCAGCCACTCGCAGTGTTCATTTAAACTATACCTCGCCTTATTATCTTCAATATCGATGATACCCAGCCGATCGCACAATTTGGAGACACGAGCGGCAATATACGGGCCAAAGTCGTTATTACAAATGAGTACAAAACTGTTGTTCTGCAAGCAACAACCCGCATCAAAAATGAGTTTTACTGCCATGTCGCCGAGATAATCAAAGACGCCAACATTGGCAGCTCGTTCATCAGTAGCAACAACAACTATTTGCTGCCTACGACAATAATCCATATCGATATCGTCATTACGCAATTCCCAAGCTTCATACATCATGGGGATGACGAGACCTGGCTTAGCGTGTTGTAGCTTACTGCTGTCTAATGGCCTGAGATGCCCTGAGTTCGTTATAATATCGGCCTGAGACAGCAGTTCTTTCGTCAACACATCCACAAGCGTAATATCCAAGCCATCGAACATCGCCATCATAGCCTGCATGCTACTAAAAACATCGCTGACGGTTCCATAGCGCGTGTCTTTGGCGTAAGCATATACCTTTGCTCCTGCTAGCGCCGCAATGATAGCCGTTACTGAATAAGGGCCTGTTGCGGCTTCCGTCAGCACAATTTTACCGCTGAGATCCAGCTGCAAACGTTGTACAGCCTGCCCAATCTTTTCCTTTACGAGGCGCATCGCTTAATCACCTCAACGACCTCGTTAATATCTTCATCACTTAAACCGTGATAGCAGGGCAGTAACACTACCTGCCTCCGCGCAGCCTCACTCTCCGGTAGTTGATAACCTTGCCGACAATAGGGGCGCTGTTGATGGGCATTCATAATACCGGGTTGCGCGGATATGCCCTGCTCCTTCAGGTGTTGCAAGAATGCCTGCTGGCTTAGCGGGGCATGTGCCAACATTGTCACGGCGTAACTCTGCCAATTGGGACGAGCATACGACGGCTCAAACGGCGGATTAAGCCAATCAATTTCTGCTAATTTTTTACGGTACAACGCCGCCATTTCAACACGCCTGCCGATAAATTCCGGCATCCTTTGCAGCTGTGCCAACCCAACAGCAGCTTGAATGTCAGTCATCCTGTAGTTGTAACCCGTCGTCGTGTGCTCGGCGACGGTCACTTCATTTGCATGATGCCGCTCAAGATCGCTCACGCACATGCCATGATGGCGCAAAGTACGAAACTGTTGGTCGTAGTGGTGATTGTTTGTCGTCAGCATCCCCCCATCACCTGTCGTTAAAACTTTGCGGGGATGAAAGGAGAAGCAAGCAATAGCACCCGATGGAGAGCCTATTTTTTGCCAACGCTGATCAATACAATGCTCTGAACCAACCGCACAGGCCGCATCTTCTACAACCGGTAGCTGATACGCTCGAGCTAGCGCATTAATACGCTGCATATCACAGGGCATACCAATCTGATGGACAACCAGCAAAGCCCCTAATCGACCCAACCTGCCCCTTACATGATGCAAGGGGGATTCTTCTAACATCAACGCATCAATATCTCGGTAATAGAGCTCGCCCCCAACGTCATCGAATTTATCTCGTAACAATGTTTCCAATGCTTGCGGGCTGAGCGTGAAAGTGTCGGAATCAACATCGACAAAGACTGGCTCCGCTTGGCAGTGACGAATAGCATTGCTGGTGGCGATATAAGAGTGGCTCACCGTCACTACGACATCACCCGGCTGTACACCGACTGTGAGCAACGCAAGATGCAGAGCTGTTGTGCAGCTGGACACGGCGCAGGCGTGTTGAGCCCCCACATAGCAGGCAAAAGCCTCTTCAAACGCCTGCACTTTCGGCCCCTGGGTCACCCACCCTGATTGCAGTACCGCCGTTACCTCAGCGACCTCCTCTGCGCCTAGAAAGGGCTTAGACAGTGGGATAGGCTTCATTGCCAGTTAACCCCTTTCTCTTCCTTCAATAGCGCTTGACGCCCCTGCGGTTGTGACTT
Above is a window of Sinobacterium caligoides DNA encoding:
- a CDS encoding glycosyltransferase family 2 protein produces the protein MITLVISAYNEAENIAETIAELRTVLGTLNIASYEIIVVDDHSTDNTFAIVEAFADTAVKCIYLSKRMGSHTAERVGLRYAQGDAVICMSADGQDGPESIELLLAKCREGYNLVWALRKNRDEGLAQRFCAYVFYKVLFFLTRTSNVDIDLSKADFYLLDRKVVDAVNRCTELNTSLFGLLVWCGFKQGAIEYVRGRRRSGRSKWSFSSKVDLALNWIVAFSGIPLRLTAYVGSLVSLAGFIYAIYIVYVALSGHPVEGWASLMVVVLILGGMNLMVLGIVGHYLWANIEETRSRPLYFIEKRTFGDE
- a CDS encoding class I SAM-dependent methyltransferase; its protein translation is MWKEDVLVDQKGYRLIDGIYSRGEVIGNSNVDKMLLAPGTDFHSRVRVPGSQSYFDCAVVYHYLERLFKGFSAKTVLDVGCGDGRVTTWLLENTAANIVAVDCSLDSLRRLQRRYLAQSEGYERRVLLLQCNVVDIPLRENSCDFVWAFESLYYLLEDYQRGINELSRILTDQGLLANCDRDYEYGLIYELLNKGPEALLAADKTKLMPEPGEEGDLQARLLTRREIRQALKANELYVMAESPVPAISVMVSYLNSRGLFVDEIQRYSAEMVSLFLKLLPETAFCKSTIFWSSKSQRGAPF
- a CDS encoding GNAT family N-acetyltransferase is translated as MVEVSVFKEGDETLWDAFVTCANNGTLFHTMKFLRYHPPTRFDNHHLMFHRADSLVAVLPGAIVGGQSYQSPCGASYGGLVLDKGLGLEDCIAIIEALVEYCTELGLKDIELTGVPRDYWCSYDDHLDYGLLYHGFQCQSTVLNYVIDLRLDAVEETFSKNIRRDIRQNIRRGVSVQRGELDELDVFYQMLRDNKAKNHAVATHSEEELRHLVRHFPATIEIYFARLEQECIGAIVLFHCNDNAALTFYICHREAFSSFCPATLLIAHLTELCKARGCRALDLGPSTWPDMTLHEGLIHYKQRFSARGMRRDSWKLSL
- a CDS encoding DegT/DnrJ/EryC1/StrS family aminotransferase, which encodes MKPIPLSKPFLGAEEVAEVTAVLQSGWVTQGPKVQAFEEAFACYVGAQHACAVSSCTTALHLALLTVGVQPGDVVVTVSHSYIATSNAIRHCQAEPVFVDVDSDTFTLSPQALETLLRDKFDDVGGELYYRDIDALMLEESPLHHVRGRLGRLGALLVVHQIGMPCDMQRINALARAYQLPVVEDAACAVGSEHCIDQRWQKIGSPSGAIACFSFHPRKVLTTGDGGMLTTNNHHYDQQFRTLRHHGMCVSDLERHHANEVTVAEHTTTGYNYRMTDIQAAVGLAQLQRMPEFIGRRVEMAALYRKKLAEIDWLNPPFEPSYARPNWQSYAVTMLAHAPLSQQAFLQHLKEQGISAQPGIMNAHQQRPYCRQGYQLPESEAARRQVVLLPCYHGLSDEDINEVVEVIKRCAS